The Numenius arquata chromosome 6, bNumArq3.hap1.1, whole genome shotgun sequence sequence CCActccgtgtccctgtgtcccccgtcccctctgccctctccatcccctctccatCCCATGAAGCCCAGGGGACGGAGGTGGCCGCCGGTGGCACCATGTTGCTACCTTGCCCTCATCCTTGCCTGGGCCACGGTGGAGGGGATGGCACTGGGGTCTGTCCatgttccccccgccccccccaaactGTTTCCCGTGCGCTGACACgagtccccgtgtccccccagaTGTCAACGAGTGCCGGCGGCCGGGAGAGCGCCGAGCTTGCCAGCACACTTGCCACAACACGCCGGGCAGCTATCTCTGCTCTTGCCGCCCTGGCTACCGGCTCAGCGGCGACAGGGTCTCCTGCGAAGGTAGCCAGCCCCTTCTCTGGGAGtggaggggaccccccccccctgctccccccccccccccccggttccccccaGTGACTCCTGTTTCTTCCTTCCCAGGCTACCCCAAATCTATCCTGGCTCCGTCGCCCATCCTGcagtccctgcagcatccccccaccctcctcctgctgccccctggCTCTGGGGGACCCCTCCTGGTCCCCAGGGGCTCCCCCTCATCccacctccccgccgccgcggctcCTGGGACCcaactcccttcctcctcctcctcctcctctcccgctTCGATGTCCCCGGCCACCGAGCCATCCCCACGGACGGTGGGAGCCCCCGGTACCTCCGCCCCTTCGGCCCCTCACTGCTGGTACCGGGGGGCTCCCCGAGAGCCCGGGGCTCGCTGGATGGAGCCGGGGTGCCGGAGCTGCTCCTGCCAGgtaagacacccccccccccccatcccaccctccccGTCCCTGTCCTTGTCACATCAGCCGAGCCACCTTGTGACTTTGCAGGGGGGGCGAGTGCTGTGCGAGGCTGtgagctgctctgtgccctgctcccaccccctgcccgccccggccgggggctgctgctccagctgcgcaggtgagcccccccccccgctgtccccctgtccccattgtcccctCTCCGGTGTCCCCATGACCCTCCTGGCCTTGCAGGTTGCCTGTACGAGGGGGTGGCCCGGGCCGAGGGTGATGTATTCACCCCATCCGATGGGAACTGCACCGTCTGCCTCTGCCTGGTGAGGCATCCCCCCGCCCCAGTATCCCTGCTCAGGGGTGGAGgatgccccccccaaccccagcactgtcccccccccatgtcatAGCTGGCCTGTGACACCCCCACGTTCTCCTCCACAGGCTGGAAACGTCTCCTGCATCTCCCCTGAGTGCCCCCCGGGCTCCTGCCCCAGTGCCTCACCGGCCGactgctgctcctgccagccaggtgggtcccctggcacccccagcccctggggtttggggggggctctgctgAGGGTGGGGGTTCGGTAGGGGCCGTACTTTGCTCCCCGACACCAGTCCCGGCCCCGttacccctctccctcccagcaaaGTGCAGTTTTCGGGGCCGTACGTACGCACACGGTGCCCGGTTCAGCCTGGACGGGGACAACTGCACCACCTGCATCTGCCGGGTAGGTCCTGGGGGGCTTGGGaggggggtccccggggctggGTCTGGCTGTGGGGCTAGCAGATgacatgtccctgtgtccctagGGTGGCGAGGTGGAGTGCTTCCTTCGCCCCCTGCCCCGTGCTGGACTGTCCCCAGCACCAGCGGCATCTGGGCCCCGGGCAGTGCTGCTTCACCTGCCGGGACCCCCCCGCCGGTGAGCCCACACTGGGGGGCaactggggatggggagggcaggatggggggggacaggtgggggacagggagagcGGGACGTGGGGGACAGTGAGGACAAGATGGGGGGGACatctgggggtgggcagggtgggatgggggggacatttAGGACAGGATGGGTGGGACATTCAGGGACgggcagggtggggtgggagggacagaggacaggaggaaggggacatctgggggtgggcagggtgggatgggggggacatcTGAGGATGGGGAAGGTGGGAGGTGGGAAATACCTGGGTACAGGGAGGATGGGATGTgtgggacacctggggacaagGAGAAGGGGGATGtaggggacacctggggacagggaggataGGGGAAAGTGGGGGCGCTGGATGTGGGGGTGCACGGGGACCGGCAGGGTGTTGGGGGGGCtgcacagccatggggctgggaggtggggagTGGGCACAGGATGGAAACGGGGTGCAGACGCCTGAGCGTGCATCGGGAGGGTGACagcgtgtccccccgtgtcccctcaccccAGGTTGCTTCGTGGATGACAACGGGGTGGAGTTTCCCATCGGACAGATCTGGTCTCCGGGCGATCCCTGTGAGTTATGCATCTGCCAGGTGAATGAGAACCTGCTCTGCTTCACggctcctgtccccctcctgccctggggacgCCGGGGACGCTGGCGGCCGTGCTCCCCGGTGGCTTCCTTGGGCTTTAAACTCCGTAGTTTTGGCCAGCCCGAGGTCTCTGTCAAGTGCTTCTCCCCCGCAGGCAGACGGCTCGGTGAGCTGCAAGAGGACAGACTGCGTGGAGACCTGTCCCTACCCCATCCGCATCCCCGGGCAGTGCTGCCCCGACTGCTCGGCAGGTGAGGGCTGCTGGATCCTCTCCATCTCCGTCCCCTTTTTCatcctcccgtccccatccccatctccgtCCCCTTTTTCatcctcccgtccccatcccctcctccgtcccttttttcatctttccttctctattccatttttcatcttctctccgtccccccttctccatccttccttctctATCgtatttttcatcttctctctgTCCCCCCCCTTCTGTcccccccttctccatccccatcccatctccattcCCTTTTTCATCCTCTCTGTCCCCTTCTCTGTCCTCCCTTCTCTATCCCCCTGTCTGTATCCTTTCTCCATCCCCTTTTCcatcctcccttctccttctccatcccctttTTCATCCCCCCTTTTTCATCCCCCCTTTTTCATCCCCCCTTTTTTCTCCATCCCCTTTttcatcctctctctctcccctccttctctgTCCCCCCTTCTCTGTCCCCGTCTGTATCCTTTCTCCATCCCCTTTTTCAtcctcccttctccatcccctttttcaccctcccttctccttctccatccccctttctccatccccctttctccatccccctttctccatccctttttcCATCCTCTCTCtatctcccccttctccctccgtCTTCTCCATCCTCCCTTCTCCGTCCCCCTGTCTCTATCctttctccatccccttctccctcctcgtcccttctccatccccaggcaggacccgagccagccagcctggccttaagcagAGGGATCCCCAGGAGGTCCCCAAGCCCCCCTGGGGGACCACAAatgcccctttttcccccccctcccccccccccccccaggctgcacCTACATGGGCAGGATCTTCTACAACAACGAGACCTTCCCCTCCATCCTGGACCCCTGTCTCAGCTGCATCTGCCTGGTGAGGGCCGCGCCGGGGACCGTGAgatggggctttttgggggggctcctgCCCCATGGGCTGAGCCCCAGTTTTTTCCTCCATTGCAGGAAAAATCTCCTGGGTGTTTTGGGGCtgccccccctcttttttttatcCCCCAACCCACCttggccggggtgggggggctaaCGCCCGGTCCTCGCCCCCCCGTCTCTCCCGTCTCTCGCAGCTGGGCTCGGTGGCCTGTTCGCCCGTGGACTGTGCCATCTTCTGCACCTACCCCTTCCACCCCGAGGGCGAGTGCTGCCCCGTCTGTAAGGGTAAGAAATgaggctggggtgtgtgtgtgtgtgtgtgtgtgtgtgtgtacacgagGCACCCCGTCCCCCCCATCCTGTGACCCCCACCACCACGTGCTAAGCCCCCCCACTgcctcgctccccccccccccccagactgcAACTACCAGGGGAGGAAGGTGGGCAACGGCCAGACCTTCACCCCCGAGGGACAGCCCTGCACCCGTTGTACCTgccaggtgagggggggggtgggggtctccGGTGACAggggggggactggggaggggacaACGGGGATGGTtaaccccccccttttttcccccctcactgcCAGCTGGGGGAGGTGAGCTGTGAGAAGAGGTTGTGTCCCCGCTCTTGCGCAGATCCCCCCACGCTGCCCGCTGCCTGCTGCCCCCCCTGCCAAGGTAACGGGGACAT is a genomic window containing:
- the VWCE gene encoding LOW QUALITY PROTEIN: von Willebrand factor C and EGF domain-containing protein (The sequence of the model RefSeq protein was modified relative to this genomic sequence to represent the inferred CDS: deleted 1 base in 1 codon): MPELCQMQAVGNGEPPVMLVELFFQAACVSLFLPGGQGRVYPGRKKPASFAVERRRVGPHVCFSGFGSGCCPGWMLSPGSGQCTLPLCSFGCGSGLCIAPNLCSCPDGEQGITCPEPPGTCGEYGCDLSCNHGGCQEVARVCPLGFSMVETANGIRCTDIDECLSAACEGLCVNTEGGFVCECGPGMQLSADRHSCQDTDECLATPCQHRCQNSIGSYRCSCRPGYHLHGNRHSCVDVNECRRPGERRACQHTCHNTPGSYLCSCRPGYRLSGDRVSCEGYPKSILAPSPILQSLQHPPTLLLLPPGSGGPLLVPRGSPSSHLPAAAAPGTQLPSSSSSSSPASMSPATEPSPRTVGAPGTSAPSAPHCWYRGAPREPGARWMEPGCRSCSCQGGRVLCEAVSCSVPCSHPLPAPAGGCCSSCAGCLYEGVARAEGDVFTPSDGNCTVCLCLAGNVSCISPECPPGSCPSASPADCCSCQPAKCSFRGRTYAHGARFSLDGDNCTTCICRGGEVECSFAPCPVLDCPQHQRHLGPGQCCFTCRDPPAGCFVDDNGVEFPIGQIWSPGDPCELCICQADGSVSCKRTDCVETCPYPIRIPGQCCPDCSAGCTYMGRIFYNNETFPSILDPCLSCICLLGSVACSPVDCAIFCTYPFHPEGECCPVCKDCNYQGRKVGNGQTFTPEGQPCTRCTCQLGEVSCEKRLCPRSCADPPTLPAACCPPCQATDVRLPLQSRDLSPSLSPTLEESPTGTLRPPESTRPPRHRLAQLLLPNTAPLGPSPGSGGAREPPLTTLSAPEHPPTTLNPPRNPPTVPLPPNTPSEAAAPPDPTGSPSPKAKGLPGDTAPSSKPRASGESPTGAP